The nucleotide sequence GTAATGGATAAAACCGAGGGGAAATTAAAAAACTTACCTCAAAATTGTCCTTATAGCTTAGAGCGGCTACTAGATATTAATTATCTGCCTGAATAATTTGAGGAATAAACAAAGTTAGACAGATGTGACCCTTCGACACCGCTAGGGCAAGCTTACTTCTGCAAGAAGTCTAAAGTTCTCAATTCCCTTTGAATTCCGACTCCTGACTTGGTGGCTCCCCCTCTCAACGATGAACTATAGCGCTACGCGCTAGGGAACACCGGATCTGGGAACAGGCAACAGTTGATTATGACAAGGTTTTATCTTCTCGCCATGTCCTAACTTTAATGCGTAGTGCTGTATAATTCTGTCCACCTACTTAAAAACTTGCCTTGCTGTCAGTTGTAAAGATGAAAAAGCGGCTGACAAAATTCGCTCATTTCCCTCAAAAACTTGTTCTTCATAAAATCCATCTACTAGCGTTAACACTGTCACCCGTTCTTTACCGGGATCAACAATCCAATATTCAGCAATTCCCCGTGCCGCATACTCGGAGCGTTTATAGCGATAATCTCGATCTTCATTAATTTTACCTGGAGAAACCACTTCAACCACCAGTGCAGGAGAGGGCATATCCTGAGTAATGGTTGCTCGTCGTCCCTCCATAGCCGCTAATAACTCCTCAGTTAAGATCATCAAGTCTGGAAGTCTCACCCGAGCGCGATTACCAGTGACCACAATTTC is from Gloeothece verrucosa PCC 7822 and encodes:
- a CDS encoding DUF29 domain-containing protein; amino-acid sequence: MDKTEGKLKNLPQNCPYSLERLLDINYLPE
- a CDS encoding Uma2 family endonuclease encodes the protein MTSTSKKLTLEEYLIYEDDTENKYELVDGELIAMPPENDRNNLISLYLLCEFLKYVPIYLIRHKDTEIVVTGNRARVRLPDLMILTEELLAAMEGRRATITQDMPSPALVVEVVSPGKINEDRDYRYKRSEYAARGIAEYWIVDPGKERVTVLTLVDGFYEEQVFEGNERILSAAFSSLQLTARQVFK